One part of the Arabidopsis thaliana chromosome 1 sequence genome encodes these proteins:
- a CDS encoding Pectin lyase-like superfamily protein (Pectin lyase-like superfamily protein; FUNCTIONS IN: polygalacturonase activity; INVOLVED IN: carbohydrate metabolic process; EXPRESSED IN: 19 plant structures; EXPRESSED DURING: 10 growth stages; CONTAINS InterPro DOMAIN/s: Pectin lyase fold/virulence factor (InterPro:IPR011050), Pectin lyase fold (InterPro:IPR012334), Glycoside hydrolase, family 28 (InterPro:IPR000743), Parallel beta-helix repeat (InterPro:IPR006626); BEST Arabidopsis thaliana protein match is: Pectin lyase-like superfamily protein (TAIR:AT1G02460.1); Has 4526 Blast hits to 4502 proteins in 576 species: Archae - 8; Bacteria - 1381; Metazoa - 30; Fungi - 1439; Plants - 1518; Viruses - 5; Other Eukaryotes - 145 (source: NCBI BLink).), with translation MRRLSGILVIYIISTVLFGHFTNVARARYHYHKGRHGVTHPLPPPPPPPLETANPPDQVPSDPYPSPDPAPGDSDSGCVFDVTSFGAVGDGSCDDTAAFQDAWKAACAVESGVVLAPEGGVFKITSTIFSGPCKPGLVFQLDGVLMPPDGPEEWPEKDNKNQWLVFYRLDGFTFSGKGTVEGNGQKWWDLPCKPHRGPDGSSSSGPCASPTMIRFFMSNNIEVKGLRIQNSPQFHMKFDGCQGVLINEIQISSPKLSPNTDGIHLGNTRSVGIYNSVVSNGDDCISIGTGCSDVDIQGVTCGPSHGISIGSLGVHNSQACVSNITVRNTVIRDSDNGLRVKTWQGGTGSVSNLLFENIQMENVLNCIIVDQYYCQSKDCRNETSAVKVFDVEYRNIKGTYDVRSPPIHFACSDTVACTNITMSEVELLPEEGELVDDPFCWNAYGKQETLTIPPIDCLLDGSPVVEEAYDSNYGC, from the exons ATGCGCAGACTCAGTGGCATTCTCGTGATTTACATAATCTCCACTGTCCTCTTTGGACATTTCACCAACGTGGCACGAGCAAGATATCATTACCACAAGGGCCGTCACGGCGTAACGcatcctcttcctcctcctcctcctcctcctcttgaAACGGCCAATCCACCTGATCAAGTCCCTTCCGACCCGTACCCGAGTCCAGACCCGGCTCCGGGAGATTCTGACTCAGGATGCGTCTTTGACGTTACGTCGTTTGGAGCAGTGGGTGATGGGTCATGCGACGATACGGCAGCATTTCAAGATGCATGGAAAGCCGCTTGTGCTGTCGAATCCGGCGTCGTTTTGGCACCTGAAGGCGGCGTTTTCAAAATCACCTCCACTATTTTTTCCGGTCCATGTAAACCGGGTCTTGTATTTCAG TTGGACGGAGTGTTGATGCCACCGGACGGACCAGAGGAATGGCCAGAGAAAGACAATAAAAACCAGTGGTTGGTTTTTTACCGCCTCGACGGTTTCACGTTTTCAGGCAAAGGCACCGTCGAAGGCAATGGTCAAAAATGGTGGGATCTACCTTGCAAGCCCCACAGG GGTCCAGACGGATCATCATCGTCCGGACCATGTGCAAGTCCGACT ATGATTAGGTTTTTCATGAGCAACAATATAGAGGTTAAAGGATTAAGAATCCAAAACAGTCCACAATTTCACATGAAATTCGACGGATGTCAAGGAGTGTTAATAAACGAAATCCAAATATCGTCACCAAAACTAAGTCCAAACACAGATGGTATCCATCTCGGAAACACAAGATCTGTTGGCATTTACAATTCTGTCGTTAGCAACG GGGACGATTGCATATCGATTGGAACTGGCTGCTCAGATGTTGACATTCAAGGTGTCACTTGTGGCCCTAGTCACGGGATcag CATTGGGAGCTTAGGCGTGCACAATTCACAAGCCTGCGTTTCAAACATAACAGTGAGAAACACCGTGATTCGCGATTCCGATAACGGCCTCCGAGTCAAAACATGGCAAGGCGGTACCGGATCAGTATCAAATCTCCTCTTCGAAAACATCCAAATGGAGAACGTTCTCAATTGCATAATCGTCGATCAATACTATTGCCAATCCAAAGATTGCCGTAACGAAACATCGGCGGTTAAAGTATTCGACGTCGAGTATCGGAACATTAAAGGTACTTACGACGTTAGAAGTCCACCGATTCATTTCGCTTGTAGCGATACCGTCGCGTGTACGAATATAACGATGTCGGAGGTTGAGTTATTGCCGGAAGAAGGTGAGCTTGTTGATGATCCGTTTTGTTGGAATGCTTATGGGAAACAAGAGACGTTGACGATTCCGCCgattgattgtttgcttgatgGATCTCCGGTGGTGGAGGAAGCATATGATTCGAATTATGgttgttga